The genomic interval GGCTGTCGCTGCGCGAGGAGACGCGTCGTCGCGAGGGCGCAGCCTTCGACCTCAAGGCCTTCCACCGTCGCGCCCTCGACATCGGCGGCGTCGGCCTCGACGTCCTGCGCGACGCCATCCTCGCCCCCTGACCCACCTGCGATTCCTATCCACCTTCGCGATTCGCGTCCCCATCGGCGAACCGCGTCCACCTTCGCGCCTCTGAGCGAATGTGAACGAAAAACGCAGATGGGGCGGGCCCCATGCGTGCCTGACGGGGTGGGAGCGGGGGCGCCGGTAGGCTGGCGGCAAGCCGATGTCCCCAACCTTCGGAGCGCTACGCCACCATGTCGCCCACCCAGTCGAGCCTCGCCACGACCTCGCCCTACTCGATCGTCGCCGTCGACGCTGACGAGTTCGTCCGGACGATCCACGACGCGGGCGCGCGCGTGCCCGTCGAGCAGTCGCCCGAGTGGGCGCGCTACGACGATTCGCTGCCGGGCCGCCGTCACTGGCGCTACCTGCTCGTCCACGACGCCGCGGGCGCCCACGTCGCCGCACTGAGCCTGACGGAGTTCGCCGGCCGCGCGCTCGTGCAGCTGTGGGGCAAGTTCGCCCCGATCTGGCTGACGCACGCCGCGCCCAGCGCCGCTGAGGAGCGTGCCCTGCGCGACGCCCTGGCCGCGTACGTCAAGGCCGAGCACCCCAAGGCGGCACTCGTCCGCCTGCACGCCACGCACGCGGCGCCCGACCTCACCGAGCCGCTCACCGAGGTCTTCTACGACCGTACGCTCGTGCTCGACCTCTCGCTCAGCGAGGACGAGCTGATGGTGTCGATGTCGAAGAACGGCCGCCGTGACCTGCGGTACGGGCTCAAGAACGACGCCCTGGTCTTCACCGACGAGACGGGCATCAGCGAACAGGACTTCGCTGAGCAGGTCTTCCCCGTCTTCACCGAGACCGCCGAACGCGGCCACTTCGACCTGCGTCCCGCGCAGTTCTACTTCAACATGCTCTCCCAGCTCGGCCCCGACATCTGCCGCCTCTACACGGTGCGAGACACCTCTGCGGGCGGCGCCGTCGTCGCGTGGGCGCTCGTCACCATCTATGACGGCGAGGCGCGCTACTTCTACGCCGCGACGAGCGCGGCCGCCCGCAAGAGCTTCGCTGCCAACCGCATGGTCTGGGAGTGCATGCTCGCGGCGAAGAGCCGCGGCGCGTCGACGTTCGACTTCATGGGTCTTGGCAGCGACCGCGCGCCCGCGCTCAGCTCGCTCGACGGTTTCAAGCTCAAGTTCGGCAAGGACGGCGCGCGTGACGTCCCGGGCCCGTGGGATCTCGTCGTGCGCCCGCAGGTGCTCTCCGCGTACCGTGCGTCGACGAAGGCCAAGGCCCTCGTGCGTGACGCCCGCAGCAAGGGTCCGAGCACCGTTCACAGCCTGCCGTCGCGGACGATGCGCACCGCCTCGTGCGCCGCCACCGCCCTCGCCGCGAAGGTCGCCGGCCCCGCACGCGGTGCGACGCCGGGTCAGGGCGGCACTCCCGCGGTGCTGCCGGTCGTGCTCGACTTCACCCTCTCGGGCTACGCCCTGGCGCGCGCGTTCCACGAGCGTTACGGCCTGACGAGCGTCCTCGTCGTCCCGTTCACGACGGGCGCGACGGCCGACTCAACGCTGTTCCACGACACGCGAGAACTCGGGTTCGCCGCGATCAACGACCACGACCTCGTCCTCACCGAGATCCGCCGTATCGCCGCTGAGAACCCCGATCTGACGATCATTCCGCTGACGAACAACGACGGCTACGTGCAGTCGTTGTCGGCGAAGCGCGACACGCTCGGCACCAACGTCGTCGTGCCACACGAGAGCCCCGCGATGCTCGAGCGCATCTCCGACAAGAACCACTTCAACGCCGTCTGCGCCGAGGCGGGCGTCGCGACGCCGGGCACCGTCGTCCTCGACTTCGCCACCGGGCGCCCGAGCGCCGACGACGTCACCTTCCCCTACCCGATCATCGTCAAGCCCGCCGATTCGGCACTGCACAACGCCTTGTCGATGCCGGGCAAGAAGAAGCTGTACGAGGTCGACTCGCGCGACGAGCTCGACGCGCTCATCACCCGCCTCGTCGACGCGGGCTTCACCGGCGAGATGCTCGCGCAGGATCTCATCCCCGGCGACGAGATCCTGTCGGTCACGATGTACCGCGCGAAGAACGGCGAGATCACGCTGGCGCGCACGTCGCGGGTGCTCCTGCAGGATCCGCGTCCGGCCTACCTCGGCATCCCCGACGTCCAGGTCGTGCAGGACATGCCCGACGTCGTCGAAGCCTCGCGCCGCATCCTCGAGACGGCCGACTATCACGGCTTCGCCAACCTCGACGCCATCCGCGACCCGCGTGACGGTTCCGTCAAGTTCTTCGAGGTCAACCCGCGCTACGGACGCAACTGCTACTACGCCACCGGTTCGGGGGCGAACGTCGCCGAGCAGCTCGTCAGCGACCTCGTCGAGAACTCCCCCGTCACCGCGCCGGCGCCGTCCGACGACCTCGTCTACACCGTCCTGCCGCCGCAGACCATCGCGCGTCTGCTGCCGAAGGGCGCAGAGCGCGACGCCGCCGCGGCGCTCGTCAAGCGCGGACGCTGGGCCGACCCGCTCAAGTACGACGGGGAGCGCAACCCGAAGCACAAGGCGTACGCGCAGATCGCGGCGTGGAACCACGTGCGCGCCTACCGCGGCGCGCCGCGCATCGTCGGGGGCTGACGCCGCACGCAGTCTGTCGCTCACCCACTCGCCGCCCGGTCGAGCCCGGCATCGGTCCTCACTGATGCCGGGCTTCGTCATGCTCGCGCCGGCCGCGCCACAACCCTCCCCGTCCGAGACGCAACGAGAGCTGCATCACGTCGATGTGACCTGCATCATGTACAGTTTG from Dermacoccus nishinomiyaensis carries:
- a CDS encoding GNAT family N-acetyltransferase encodes the protein MSPTQSSLATTSPYSIVAVDADEFVRTIHDAGARVPVEQSPEWARYDDSLPGRRHWRYLLVHDAAGAHVAALSLTEFAGRALVQLWGKFAPIWLTHAAPSAAEERALRDALAAYVKAEHPKAALVRLHATHAAPDLTEPLTEVFYDRTLVLDLSLSEDELMVSMSKNGRRDLRYGLKNDALVFTDETGISEQDFAEQVFPVFTETAERGHFDLRPAQFYFNMLSQLGPDICRLYTVRDTSAGGAVVAWALVTIYDGEARYFYAATSAAARKSFAANRMVWECMLAAKSRGASTFDFMGLGSDRAPALSSLDGFKLKFGKDGARDVPGPWDLVVRPQVLSAYRASTKAKALVRDARSKGPSTVHSLPSRTMRTASCAATALAAKVAGPARGATPGQGGTPAVLPVVLDFTLSGYALARAFHERYGLTSVLVVPFTTGATADSTLFHDTRELGFAAINDHDLVLTEIRRIAAENPDLTIIPLTNNDGYVQSLSAKRDTLGTNVVVPHESPAMLERISDKNHFNAVCAEAGVATPGTVVLDFATGRPSADDVTFPYPIIVKPADSALHNALSMPGKKKLYEVDSRDELDALITRLVDAGFTGEMLAQDLIPGDEILSVTMYRAKNGEITLARTSRVLLQDPRPAYLGIPDVQVVQDMPDVVEASRRILETADYHGFANLDAIRDPRDGSVKFFEVNPRYGRNCYYATGSGANVAEQLVSDLVENSPVTAPAPSDDLVYTVLPPQTIARLLPKGAERDAAAALVKRGRWADPLKYDGERNPKHKAYAQIAAWNHVRAYRGAPRIVGG